The proteins below come from a single Sorghum bicolor cultivar BTx623 chromosome 4, Sorghum_bicolor_NCBIv3, whole genome shotgun sequence genomic window:
- the LOC8084445 gene encoding uncharacterized protein LOC8084445: MESWATWVGTSVTSAFFASLERCSCINLSTDDDDDDDRDHDEAKDRPLILAAAPRHDDVAKPDPDSSLPAPAAKDQKQEQPPLPPV, encoded by the coding sequence ATGGAGAGCTGGGCGACCTGGGTGGGGACCAGCGtcacctccgccttcttcgcctCCCTCGAGCGCTGCTCCTGCATCAACCTCtccaccgacgacgacgacgacgacgaccgcgACCACGACGAGGCCAAGGACCGCCCCCTCATCCTCGCCGCCGCCCCCCGCCACGACGACGTTGCCAAGCCCGATCCAGACTCCTCCCTCCCCGCCCCCGCCGCCAAGGACCAGAAGCAAGAGCAGCCGCCCCTGCCGCCCGTATGA
- the LOC8055343 gene encoding ABC transporter F family member 3: MAAAAAASMGVVREVLGADVVEEVDQPIIDYIANVLADEDFDFGAPEGHGIFEALGELLIDSGCVSDQEHCLQVCSKLCEKFGKHGLVKPKQVMRSLVTPLRMNAGMDDDIAPKKPQPEVFDGPLLSSRDKAKIERRKRKEERQREVQYQTHVAEMEALRAGMPPVYVNHSNDGGPAVRDIHMENFSVTVGGRDLIQEATITLAFGRHYGLVGRNGTGKTSFLRAMALHAIDGIPKNCQILHVEQEVVGDDTTALQCVLNADVERVQLLQEEARLVQQQKDLEIEAEFGQSSGKSKDGLDKDSISKRLEEIYKRLELIDADAAEARAASILAGLSFTPEMQRKRTKQFSGGWRMRIALARALFIEPDLLLLDEPTNHLDLHAVLWLETYLLKWPKTFIVVSHAREFLNTVVTDILHLHGRKLHAYKGDYDTFERTREEHLKNQQKAFETNEKARQHMQTFIDKFRYNAKRASLVQSRIKALERMEHVDAVVSDPDYKFEFPTPDDRPGPPIISFSDASFGYPGGPTLFKNLNFGIDLDSRIAMVGPNGIGKSTILKLISGDLQPTSGTVFRSPKVRMAVFNQHHVDGLDLTVNPLLYMMKCYPGVPEQKLRAHLGSFGVSGSLALQPMYTLSGGQKSRVAFAKITFKKPHIILLDEPSNHLDLDAVEALIQGLLVFQGGVLMVSHDEHLITGSVDELWVVSEGRVTPFSGTFKDYKKMLK; this comes from the exons ATGGCGGCTGCGGCGGCCGCGAGCATGGGGGTGGTGCGGGAGGTCCTGGGCGCCGACGTCGTCGAGGAGGTGGACCAGCCCATCATCGACTACATCGCCAACGTCCTCGCCGACGAGGATTTCGACTTCGGGGCCCCGGAAGGGCACGGCATCTTCGAGGCGCTCGGGGAGCTCCTCATCGACTCCGGATGCGTCTCCGACCAGGAACACTGCCTCCAG GTCTGCAGTAAGCTTTGTGAAAAGTTTGGAAAGCATGGTCTGGTGAAACCCAAACAAGTTATGCGCAGCCTTGTTACACCGTTACGAATGAATGCGGGGATGGACGATGACATCGCTCCAAAAAAGCCTCAACCAGAAGTATTCGACGGACCGCTGCTGTCTTCTCGTGATAAAGCCAAGATTGAACGGAGGAAAAGAAAAGAGGAGAGGCAAAGAGAG GTTCAATATCAAACACATGTCGCGGAGATGGAGGCACTTAGGGCTGGAATGCCTCCTGTTTATGTAAACCACAGTAATGATGGTGGGCCAGCTGTTAGGGATATACATATGGAGAACTTCAGTGTCACTGTTGGTGGTCGTGATCTAATTCAAGAAGCCACTATAACACTTGCTTTTGGAAGGCACTATG GTCTTGTTGGAAGGAATGGGACCGGGAAGACATCTTTTCTCAGAGCGATGGCATTGCATGCGATTGATGGTATTCCCAAGAACTGCCAGATATTGCATGTTGAGCAAGAGGTCGTGGGTGATGATACAACAGCTTTGCAGTGTGTTCTGAATGCCGATGTCGAACGAGTTCAACTTTTGCAGGAAGAAGCTCGTCTGGTTCAACAACAG AAAGATTTAGAGATTGAGGCTGAGTTTGGGCAGAGCTCTGGCAAGAGCAAGGATGGCCTTGACAAAGATTCTATCAGCAAGAGGCTTGAGGAGATATATAAACGGCTTGAGCTCATTGATGCAGATGCAGCAGAGGCTCGTGCGGCATCAATTTTGGCG GGTCTTAGTTTTACTCCAGAAATGCAACGCAAGCGAACAAAACAATTTTCTGGTGGATGGCGCATGAGAATAGCTCTAGCACGCGCTCTGTTCATTGAGCCTGATTTGCTACTACTTGATGAGCCGACA AACCACCTTGATCTTCATGCTGTGTTATGGCTAGAAACGTATCTCCTGAAGTGGCCAAAGACATTCATTGTTGTATCACACGCAAGGGAGTTTTTAAATACG GTTGTCACCGATATCCTTCATCTACATGGTAGAAAACTACATGCTTACAAAGGTGACTATGACACATTTGAGAGGACAAGGGAAGAGCACCTTAAGAATCAGCAGAAAGCCTTTGAAACAAATGAGAAGGCCAGACAGCACATGCAG ACATTCATTGACAAGTTTCGGTATAATGCAAAGAGAGCGTCACTTGTTCAATCGAGAATCAAG GCATTGGAGCGAATGGAACATGTTGATGCAGTTGTCAGTGATCCAGA CTATAAATTTGAATTTCCAACCCCAGATGATCGCCCTGGGCCACCAATTATTAGCTTCAG TGATGCCTCGTTTGGTTACCCTGGAGGGCCTACCTTGtttaaaaatttgaattttggtATTGACCTCGACAGCCGCATAGCAA TGGTTGGTCCTAATGGCATTGGCAAGTCCACTATACTGAAACTAATATCTGGGGATCTGCAACCAACTTCTGGAACCGTATTCCGGTCTCCTAAG GTTCGCATGGCTGTATTCAATCAACATCATGTTGATGGCCTTGATTTGACAGTGAATCCCCTTTTGTACATGATGAAGTGCTACCCG GGTGTACCTGAGCAGAAGTTGAGGGCACATCTAGGTTCGTTTGGTGTTTCAGGAAGCCTTGCCCTCCAacctatgtatactttatcag GTGGTCAGAAGAGTAGAGTTGCGTTTGCAAAAATAACCTTCAAGAAGCCACACATCATTCTCCTCGATGAGCCTTCTAACCATCTT gatctggacgCGGTTGAGGCGCTCATCCAAGGTTTACTCGTCTTCCAGGGAGGAGTGCTGATG GTGAGTCACGACGAGCATCTCATCACTGGAAGCGTGGACGAGCTTTGGGTGGTGTCAGAAGGCAGGGTGACCCCGTTCTCTGGCACTTTCAAGGACTACAAGAAGATGCTCAAGTAA